The genomic stretch GCGACGGGTACAGTGATTCCAAACACACTCCCACGGCCCTGAACCGAATGCACGCTGACCGGGTGGTTCAGCATGCCACTGATCCGGTCCACGATGGCCAGGCCAAGCCCAAGACCTTTTTTGTCTCTGCCGTGCTGGAAGCGGCGGAACTCCTCGAAAATATGGGCCAGCTGGTCGTCGGGTATGCCTGGACCGGTGTCCCAGACCTCGATACGGAGATACCCCTTCAATCGCCGGCAGCCAAGCAGAATCTTGCCTTCCGGGGTGTAGCGTATGGCATTGGACAGAAAATTCTGGATCACACGGCGCAGCAATTTGGCGTCTGACCGGATCCAGACGCTGCTGGGTACAACATGTAGTTCAAGGTCCTGATCCGCAGCAATCGCTGAAAAATCGGTGGCCAGATGGCGCATGATGTCGTTGACGGGGAAGACTCCGATGTCCGGCTCCAGCGCACCGGCATCGAGCTTGGAAATATCAAGCAGTGTGCTGATGATTTCTTCAGCGGCCCCGAGAGAACTGTCGATATGGGTGACCAGATCTTTCATCTCGGTGTTCTCGGCCTTGCCTGCCAGGGCCGAGGTAAACAGCCGGGCCGCATTGAGAGGCTGCAGCAGGTCATGACTGGCGGATGCCAGAAACCGGGTCTTGCTCTGGTTGGCCTGCTCGGCAACCGATTTTGCCTTGAGCATCTGTTCGTTGATGACCTGCAGTTCCTGGGTTCGCTCTTTTACCCGCTGTTCCAGATAAATGTTGGTTTCCTTCAAAGCCTGCTCGGTCCGACGCATGGCGGTAATATCCTGGAATGTCGTGACATAACCACCGCCGGGAATAGGGCTGCCGTCTATCCTGAGGACAGTGCCATCCGGCCGCTGCCGCTCATAGGACATGGGGCGCCCCTCCCGCATGCTGGCGCATCGGTCCGCGATCACTTCGTCAATTCTGCGGGCCGACAGGTTGGCGTTCGTCAGGTTATACCGCATCAGATCTTCCACCGGGCGTCCTACTCTCACAAAGCCCTTGGGGTAGGTAAACTGTTCAAGGTAGCGGTGATTCCAGACCACCAGTTGTTGCTGGTGGTTAACCACAGAAACGCCCAGGCTGATATTTTCAATGGCCGACTGCAGTAGCTCGCGACTGAAGGTCATGGCCTGTGAGGCTTCGTCGACAATGCTGACCACATCCTCGATCTGCATATCACGGCCGGTCAGAGTGGATTCGAGTACCACCCGCGCCGTGGATGCCCCGATTACCGAAGCCAACTGACGTTCGATATACTTCATGAGGTGGGCTGACGCGGGCCGGTGCAGATGCAACCGGATGGCGTTACGACGCTCGTAGTTCCGGAAAATTGTTTCCGAGCGATCCTCACCCATGAACCGGTCCGTCAGGGCCTGTAGATCGGAGGTCAGGATTTCGCCTTGCCAGCTCTGGTGCTGGGCAGTTTCCGCCCTGGGGTGGGGGTCGTGAAAAAAAGACGCAATCTGGATTTTCTCGCGCACCCGCTGACGGGTCAGCATCGAAAGTACGATGTAGACCACCGTATTGATACCGAGGCTCCAGATAATGCCATGGCTGGTCTGGTCCAGCTCTGAGCCGAATAACGCGGTGGGGCGGGTCCAGCTCAGGCCCCAGATGCCATGGTTTATCAGGGTATCGGTTACCCATCCTGTGGTTGCCAGGGCGGGCAGGAGCAGGGTGTAGCACCACATCAGAAAGCCCAGCCCGAGGCCCCATACCGCCCCCGTGTAATTGCCTTTTCGCCAGATTATGCCGCCGACAAGCGCTGGCCCAAACTGTGCGGCTGCAGCGAAAGAGAGCAACCCGAAGGCCGTGAGACTGTAGTCTTCCCCGGCCATTCGATAGAAACCGTAGGCCGTCAGAAGAACCACAAAGATGGCCACCCGCCGGATGCTCAGCAGCAGATAACTGAGGTCGTTACGCCGATTCATGCCTGGCCGGAAGAATTTCAGCAGGGCGGGCATGATGATTTCGTTACTGACCATGGTGGCAATAGCGACCGAACAGACTATGACCATGGCAGCGGCAGCCGAACCACCACCGAGGAAGGCCAATATGGCGAGCCATTCCTTACCTGCCATGATTGGCAGTTGCAGGATCAGGATATCAGGGTTGCCTGCTGCTGCTTCCGGCGATAAAAGTCCCGCGGCAGCGATGGGAAGCACGAATGCACTGGCAACGATGAGGTAGATGGGCATTGCCCAGCGGGCAATCTCGAAATCGCGATGATCAGTATTTTCCACGACCATGACATGGAATTGCCGTGGCAGGCAGATAATTGCCAGCATCGCGATCAGAGTCTGGGTGATAAACGCCGGGGCCTCGACGCCGTTGGTAGTGAGCGTACCAATCAGGTCTGCTTCTCTGGCCCGGGCAAACAGGTCACCGAACCCGCCATACAGCCCGTAGCCCACGAAAAGCCCAACGGCAACAAAAGCCACGAGTTTGATCAGTGATTCGAAGGCAACCGCCTGGATCATGCCTCTGTGGTGCTCCGTGGACTCCAGGTGTCGGGTGCCAAAAAGCACTGTAAAGACTGCCAGCGCCAAGGTGATGTACCAGGCGGAATCGTTCCAGGCTGCCGAACTCAGTTCTGCATGCCCTGCGCCCGTCGCTGACAGCACGTTGAATCCCATGGCAATCGCTTTCAACTGCAGGGCAATGTAGGGAACGCTGCCAATCAGCGCAAAGGTCGCAATCATTGCGGCCAGTAGTTGGGATTTTCCGTAACGGGAGGCGATGAAGTCGGCGATGGAGGTGCTGTTATTGCGCTTGCTGATGTAAATAATGCGGCGTAGAAGGGGCGCGCCAAAAACGAAGACCAGCAGCGGCCCGAGATAGATCGGCAGAAAGCCGAGGCCTTCCTGGGTGGCTCGGCCAACAGCACCGTAGAAGGTCCAGGAGGTAAAGTAAACTGCCAGTGACAGGGCATAGATATGGGTTCGTGCCAGGCGCCGGCGATACAGCCCCGGATGTTTGTCGCCCGCCCAGGCGATCACAAACAGGACTGAAATGTAGGTGATTGAGATAAGAACCAGTAGCCAGGCACTAATCATCAAAAGCGCTTCCCGTTAAACCAGTACCGGATCCTGAGCCCGGACCACTGCGTTTTGCAGTAGATTAACGAATTACCCGGTCGGGTCGCTAGTCTGTGCAAACCGTCTCAACCAGTTGATCGTCAGGCGCCAGGATTTTCATGTTATCGACCCGGGGCGTTCCATCCGAGCCCAGGGGCACCAGTTCACGGGACTGGCAATTCATGATGTGGACCCGGTGAGAGACAGCGTCCGCGAGTTTCTGTTCGAACCGGTAAAGGGTGAAGCGCACGATATCCGGGTTGCTGGTGTCACGACTGATACTCTTAACATCCACCGTCGAGAATGCAGTGACATAGGGGAACACAAAGGTCCATGGGCGCCACAGGATCCCATCGCTTTCAGTGTCGACGACAATAGCCTCCTCTGGCAGCAGCGTTTTCTTGTGGTCGTACCAGGTGTATTCACCATAGATGAGATAACCGAGCATGCCGGCGCCGGCGAATACCGGTATCAGCCACCGGGGCGCCTTGTTACGGCTGACGGCGCGGATACCCAGGGCGATGCCGGCAGCGCCGAGGCCGCAAAAGACAGTGGCAATCAGATTCCAGAACATAAAACGACTTCCTCAAAAAAAGAACGGGCTTCCTCATTGAGGAAGCCCGCCCAGTTTCAACCCGTTAACTCATTGAGTGAATCAGGTTGAGTTGCTGCTTAGTGGTCTTGAGCCTGACTCGCCCCACGTGGGTAACGAACGCTTTCAACCAACTCCTGAATCTCAATGGGCGGTTCTTCAGTTGCGTTGGACACAATGAAGGCTACCGCAAAGTTGACGGCTGCACCAATCGCGCCGATAGACAGCGGCGAAATGCCCAGTACCCAGTTTTCCGGAGTATCAGGAAGGTTGTTGGTGCCCGGGATGAACAGCCAGCCCTTGTATACAAAGATGTAGGTCAGGGTGAAGGCCAGGCCTGCCAGCATGCCGGCAACTGCGCCCTTGTTGTTCACCCGCTTGGAGAAGATACCCATCATCAGTGTCGGGAACAGCGAGGCTGCGGCAATACCGAACGCCAGTGCCACCACCTGTGCCGCAAAGCCCGGAGGGTTGGCGCCCAGGTAAGTGGCTACCACGATGGCTACGGCCATGGAGATCCGGGCAGCCATCAATTCGCCTTTCTCCGAGATATTCGGGTTGATCGAACCCTTGATCAGGTCGTGACTGACAGCCGACGAGATCGCCAGCAACAGACCTGCCGCCGTCGACAGTGCCGCTGCCAGACCACCGGCTGCAATCAGACCAACAACCCAGCCCGGAAGGTTGGCAATTTCCGGGTTGGCCAGCACCAGGATGTCCCGGTTAACTACCAGCTCGTTGCCTTTCCAGCCACGACGGTCCGCTTCCTGCTCGAAGGAGGGCGCATCGTTGTAGAGCTGGATGCGGCCATCTTCGTTTTTGTCCGTGTACTGGATCAGGCCGGTAATTTCCCATTCCTTGATCCAGTTAGGCCTCTCATCATACTGGATCGGCGCCGCGGAGGTGCCATCCGGATAGATGGTGGTCATCAGGTTCAGGCGCGCCATGGAAGCAACTGCGGGTGCAGTCAGGTACAGCAGGGCGATGAACACCAGAGCCCAGCCTGCAGACCAGCGGGCATCAGCGACTTTAGGTACGGTGAAGAAGCGGATGATGACGTGGGGAAGACCTGCAGTACCGATCATCAGGGTCAGGGTGAACAGAACCATGTTCAGCTTGTTGTCGATATCGGCAGTATAGGAATTGAAGCCCAGGTCGGTGATAACCTGGTTCAGTTTGTCCAGGATGGGCATGCCGGAATCCACGTGGGTGGAGAACAGGCCCAGGGCCGGAATGGGATTGCCGGTCAGTTGCATTGAGATGAAAACTGCCGGAATGGTGTAGGCGACGATCAGTACACAGTACTGGGCAACCTGGGTGTAGGTGATGCCTTTCATGCCGCCGAGTACGGCGTACACGAAGACCACCACTGCGGCGATGATCAGACCCATGGTGGCGTCTACTTCCAGGAAGCGGGAGAAGGCAACACCGGCACCGGCCATCTGACCGATTACGTAGGTGACAGACGCCACGATCAGGCAGATAACCGCCACCAGGCGGGCATTCTTGCTATAGAAGCGATCACCGATGAACTCGGGAACGGTGAACTTGCCAAACTTCCGAAGGTACGGAGCGAGCAGCATGGCCAGCAGAACGTAACCGCCGGTCCAGCCCATCAGGAAGGTAGAGTTGGCGTAACCACCGGCGGCAATCAGGCCAGCCATGGAAATGAAGGACGCCGCTGACATCCAGTCTGCACCGATCGCCATACCGTTGGTAATCGGGTGAACGCCGCCGCCGGCGACATAGAAATCCTTCGTGCTACCGGCCTTGGCCCAGATAGCGATAAGGATGTAGAGGAGGAAGGAGCCCCCTACAAAAATCAGGTTAATCGCAAATTGGCTCATCGCTGCTTACTCCTCGTGCACGCCGAATTGTTCGTCGATCTTGTTCATACGCCAGGCGTAGAAGAAGATCAGGACGATGAACGTAAGAATGGAACCTTGCTGGGCAAACCAGAAGCCCAGGTCCGTTCCACCGACGTGAATGCCGGCAAGCATTGGTCGAAGCAGAATGGCAAAGCCATAAGAAACCAGGGCCCAGATAATCAGACTCCCGAATATGAGGCGCAGATTCGCCTTCCAGTACTTCTCAGCGTCGTAGCTATGACCTGCTGACATAGGATCACTCCTGTGTTGTTTTTGTGGAGGTTGGGTGGATTTCTGGTGAGGCACTTCGGTTAGAGAATTTATTATTCATATAAGTACTTCTCCGACTAGTTGTCTCTACTGACTTTACCGGTCAAGCGATTTATAGATATTGGCAAAAGGTCTAATTCTCAGTAATTTGCCGCACATTTGATGAAATTCTGCGAGCCCGTTCGTGGTTTAGAATCAAAAGCGATGCATGTTTTTGAGACGGCGGTGGTAATGCAGCTTTTGATGCAGATCCTTCAGGGTTTTTACGCCGCCTTTTTGGGCCTTGTTCAGGGCTGCCAGCGTTAACTCGGCAGTTGCCAGTGCGTCGGAAGCGGCGTGGTGCCGTTCGCTGACCTCCAGGCGGAAATACTCCGCCCAGTGGTCAAGCCCTTTGCCGCCGGTATTTGCCTCGGGGAAAAAGGCGGGCATCAGGTCGGCGACGTCCATCCAGGTGTGGTTTGATGTGTAGCCAAGCTGGGCTCGCAGGGTTTTCTCCAGAAACTTCTGATCAAAGGCTGAGTGATACGCCAGGATCGGGTCGCCGTTCATCCATTCAAGCAGATAGAGCAGGGCGTCCTCGGTTTCGTGTCCCTGGGTCAGTGCCTCGGGCCCGATCCCGTGAATAAGGACGGTTTCCCGGATGTCCAGCTCAGGGCGCCGCAGAATCAGATCAAACTGGTCGCCAAGGTGGATGATGCCACCCCGGATAGCTACCGCTCCGATGGCGATCACCTCATCCTTTGCCGCATTCAGCCCCGTGGTTTCAAGATCAAGCACCACCAGCCGACAATCGGAGAGCAACTGGTCACCCGGTGTCTTCGGATGGGGCAGGTTGCCCGGGTCGTGGCTGCCAATTTTTCCGCCCCGGCGATGCGCAATCCATTGTCTGATCTGTTCCAGCATGTGGCGTTGCCCGAGGGTCAGAGTTGATAGGTGAGTTCGAGTTTCTGCTGCAAACGCTGGGCTTGCCTGAATGATTCCCGAAGGATGCGACGGTCCAGAGGGTTCAGGTCATCAGGATCGATATAGTTGGTGAGTTCCTCACCCTTTGCCAGCATTTCCTGATGGGCCCGCATCCGGATGGCCTGGATCAGGCTGTACCCTTCCTTCCAGGCGTTGGCGTCCTTGGGATCGAACACGCCCTTCTTCGCCAGCGCATCCATCCTCTCCAGGGTGTTGGCCGTTTCTACGCCGTTGGCCAGGGCGAAAACCCTGACGGCTTCCACGAAGGGCGCCAGGCCCTGGCGTTTGAGATCCAGCGCACGCTTGTTGCCCTCGGAAAGGTAGCGGAAGCTCCGGAACATGGTCAGCGGGGGCTTGCGCTGGAAGGCATTGCCCGCCAGCATTTTCTGGAACAGCAGGTTTTTACGGATGCGTGACAGAACCTTTTCGAGCAGGGCTTGCAGCGGCAACGTGGGGCCGAAAACCGCTCTCATGTCCAGAAAGATCGAGGAGTACACCAGGTTCTGCGGCGTTGAGGCATCGATGAACCGGATAAACCAGTCGTCCCACTCCCGGTCGCTCAGACACAACTTGGGGTTGCTGGCCATGATGTTGCCCTTGCAAAGGGTAAACCCGCATTCCGCCAGTTCGTCGTTCACCCTGAGGGCAAACGGCAGGAGAATCTCCCGTACCTGGTTGTCGGTCATGCCCTCCGGAGTCTGGAACAGGATGCCGTTGTCCTGGTCGGTCAGCAGCGTCTGCTCCTGGCGACCCTCACTGCCAAAGGTAAGCCAGGTGAAGGGGATGCCCGGATCGTTCTTCTTGATGTTCAGTTCCAGAACCCGTCGCACGGTGACGTCGTTCAGGGTGGTAATAATCTTGACCACCTGCCCGGAGTCGGCCCCATGGGCGAGCATGGCGTCCACCAGGCGGGAGACCTCTGTGCGAAGGCTCACCAGAGTGCGCAGGTGGGTGGCGGTGCCGATGGTGCGGGCCAGGTTGACCAGGTCGACGCGCTGCAGCGAGAAAAGGTCACGCTCTGAAACCACGCCAATCAGCTTGAGCTCGTCGTCGACCACGCACAAATGGGCGAAATGATGCTCGGCCATCAGCATGGCCGCTTCAAAGGCGTCGGCCTGGGCCGGCAGGCAGGAAGGATCCCGGGTCATCACCTGGCGGATCGGTGTATCCAGTGATCCCTTGTCCTCGGCAATCATCGTGCGAAGGTCCCGCAAGGTAAAGATGCCGACGGGATGACGACTGTCGTCGGTGATAATAATACTGCCGACATTGTTTTCATGCATCCGGGCCACGGCCTTGCGAACCGGCAGGTCCGCAGAGCAGACAATCGGGTTGCGCAGGGCATAGCGTTCCAGTGGCGTATCCAGGGAGGTACTGGAACCCATCGACGCCATGGCGCTGGACTGAATTCGGCGGTTTACCTGATCCAGCAGGCTGCTGACGCCCCGCAGGCAGAAATCCCGGAACGGCTCGCTCTCGGCAAACAGGTTCACGAAGGCCGCCTGCCCGATGCTGAGGCAAAACGTATCG from Marinobacter subterrani encodes the following:
- a CDS encoding hybrid sensor histidine kinase/response regulator translates to MISAWLLVLISITYISVLFVIAWAGDKHPGLYRRRLARTHIYALSLAVYFTSWTFYGAVGRATQEGLGFLPIYLGPLLVFVFGAPLLRRIIYISKRNNSTSIADFIASRYGKSQLLAAMIATFALIGSVPYIALQLKAIAMGFNVLSATGAGHAELSSAAWNDSAWYITLALAVFTVLFGTRHLESTEHHRGMIQAVAFESLIKLVAFVAVGLFVGYGLYGGFGDLFARAREADLIGTLTTNGVEAPAFITQTLIAMLAIICLPRQFHVMVVENTDHRDFEIARWAMPIYLIVASAFVLPIAAAGLLSPEAAAGNPDILILQLPIMAGKEWLAILAFLGGGSAAAAMVIVCSVAIATMVSNEIIMPALLKFFRPGMNRRNDLSYLLLSIRRVAIFVVLLTAYGFYRMAGEDYSLTAFGLLSFAAAAQFGPALVGGIIWRKGNYTGAVWGLGLGFLMWCYTLLLPALATTGWVTDTLINHGIWGLSWTRPTALFGSELDQTSHGIIWSLGINTVVYIVLSMLTRQRVREKIQIASFFHDPHPRAETAQHQSWQGEILTSDLQALTDRFMGEDRSETIFRNYERRNAIRLHLHRPASAHLMKYIERQLASVIGASTARVVLESTLTGRDMQIEDVVSIVDEASQAMTFSRELLQSAIENISLGVSVVNHQQQLVVWNHRYLEQFTYPKGFVRVGRPVEDLMRYNLTNANLSARRIDEVIADRCASMREGRPMSYERQRPDGTVLRIDGSPIPGGGYVTTFQDITAMRRTEQALKETNIYLEQRVKERTQELQVINEQMLKAKSVAEQANQSKTRFLASASHDLLQPLNAARLFTSALAGKAENTEMKDLVTHIDSSLGAAEEIISTLLDISKLDAGALEPDIGVFPVNDIMRHLATDFSAIAADQDLELHVVPSSVWIRSDAKLLRRVIQNFLSNAIRYTPEGKILLGCRRLKGYLRIEVWDTGPGIPDDQLAHIFEEFRRFQHGRDKKGLGLGLAIVDRISGMLNHPVSVHSVQGRGSVFGITVPVAAPEQSEPSVTKSASSSRRVSNLGGLHFLCIDNDPAILQGMVALLGNWKCDVTAAESLNDAMEKLAGQKPDIILADYQLDDNKNGLDAMDGIRDALSEDIPGILITGYMAPDVREDALSRGYQILYKPVKPAALRALVNKLLKQKRS
- a CDS encoding sodium:solute symporter family protein produces the protein MSQFAINLIFVGGSFLLYILIAIWAKAGSTKDFYVAGGGVHPITNGMAIGADWMSAASFISMAGLIAAGGYANSTFLMGWTGGYVLLAMLLAPYLRKFGKFTVPEFIGDRFYSKNARLVAVICLIVASVTYVIGQMAGAGVAFSRFLEVDATMGLIIAAVVVFVYAVLGGMKGITYTQVAQYCVLIVAYTIPAVFISMQLTGNPIPALGLFSTHVDSGMPILDKLNQVITDLGFNSYTADIDNKLNMVLFTLTLMIGTAGLPHVIIRFFTVPKVADARWSAGWALVFIALLYLTAPAVASMARLNLMTTIYPDGTSAAPIQYDERPNWIKEWEITGLIQYTDKNEDGRIQLYNDAPSFEQEADRRGWKGNELVVNRDILVLANPEIANLPGWVVGLIAAGGLAAALSTAAGLLLAISSAVSHDLIKGSINPNISEKGELMAARISMAVAIVVATYLGANPPGFAAQVVALAFGIAAASLFPTLMMGIFSKRVNNKGAVAGMLAGLAFTLTYIFVYKGWLFIPGTNNLPDTPENWVLGISPLSIGAIGAAVNFAVAFIVSNATEEPPIEIQELVESVRYPRGASQAQDH
- a CDS encoding DUF4212 domain-containing protein, with protein sequence MSAGHSYDAEKYWKANLRLIFGSLIIWALVSYGFAILLRPMLAGIHVGGTDLGFWFAQQGSILTFIVLIFFYAWRMNKIDEQFGVHEE
- a CDS encoding 3'-5' exonuclease — protein: MLEQIRQWIAHRRGGKIGSHDPGNLPHPKTPGDQLLSDCRLVVLDLETTGLNAAKDEVIAIGAVAIRGGIIHLGDQFDLILRRPELDIRETVLIHGIGPEALTQGHETEDALLYLLEWMNGDPILAYHSAFDQKFLEKTLRAQLGYTSNHTWMDVADLMPAFFPEANTGGKGLDHWAEYFRLEVSERHHAASDALATAELTLAALNKAQKGGVKTLKDLHQKLHYHRRLKNMHRF
- a CDS encoding putative nucleotidyltransferase substrate binding domain-containing protein, which produces MAAANQEHEHPQNIRATMTFLREHAPFSSMDDAHLAHFAENASIQFYADGDVVLSPDQGVVKRFYVVKQGRIRGERHNDKEDRTETTFEISQGECFPLAAIIGERPTRTLHRASGDTFCLSIGQAAFVNLFAESEPFRDFCLRGVSSLLDQVNRRIQSSAMASMGSSTSLDTPLERYALRNPIVCSADLPVRKAVARMHENNVGSIIITDDSRHPVGIFTLRDLRTMIAEDKGSLDTPIRQVMTRDPSCLPAQADAFEAAMLMAEHHFAHLCVVDDELKLIGVVSERDLFSLQRVDLVNLARTIGTATHLRTLVSLRTEVSRLVDAMLAHGADSGQVVKIITTLNDVTVRRVLELNIKKNDPGIPFTWLTFGSEGRQEQTLLTDQDNGILFQTPEGMTDNQVREILLPFALRVNDELAECGFTLCKGNIMASNPKLCLSDREWDDWFIRFIDASTPQNLVYSSIFLDMRAVFGPTLPLQALLEKVLSRIRKNLLFQKMLAGNAFQRKPPLTMFRSFRYLSEGNKRALDLKRQGLAPFVEAVRVFALANGVETANTLERMDALAKKGVFDPKDANAWKEGYSLIQAIRMRAHQEMLAKGEELTNYIDPDDLNPLDRRILRESFRQAQRLQQKLELTYQL